The genomic DNA TCAGCGAACGCaaccttctttttcttctttgactTCTCCTTTCCTGGGGCCAGCGCATCTGGCTGATCGTCGTCGGTTCTTTCAATCCTGACCACCTGCGGCCGATCGAGGTCACTTTGCATCTCATCTGGCAGCGCAGCCGTGTCTTTGCCCATATTCCACAATCCTTTAGCATTCAGCTTCTGCTCCAAATCGCGCATTTGCTTGTGATAATCCTCGCTCAGGACGGATCCCGTGCTGCGTCCAAattcatcttcttcctcatcttcatcataaGTGCCGTAACCGTCGTCATAAGAAACATCGCTTGCATTTTCATCCAGCTCGAGCTCTGCCACCACAGCGCCAATTTCGTTCATTCCGTATTCCAGCATTTCTCGCCGTAGCGCTGCATCTTCAGGAGACTCGTCAACTTCCGTAATGGGGTGCTCTTCGGGGATCTCAGGTCGCGGTTCCACAGGCGTGGATTTCGAAGGTTCAGGCCTCGTTTCGGGGGCTTGAGGGGAGGTCGTCCTTTCTTTCGGAGCTGGGGTggccttctttccttcctgcTTCTTTTCGTCGGGCTGAGGGTTCTCCACTTCTTCGACCTTCGATTGCGGCGTCTCAGTCTTCGTACCCTGCTGAGGAGTATCCGGAACCTCCGCGCCCACTCTCTTCAAGATATTCAGAAGTTCTGGCGCCTCACTACCTGGTGTCTGTGTCGACCTCGAAACAACattcccctcctcatcaagcTCCTCCATAATCTCCGTCATCGGCAGCTGTGGATCAGTCACAGGAGGCGCCTGACCGACAGCATCCAACCCATTCATTTGATTCTCAGCCGTAAGCAACCTCTTCTCCATGATCTTCACATTCTCCCTCACGTAGTCAATCCGCCTCGAAATAAGATTAACCGCCTGTTCCTTCGACCGCGTCACGCCCTGCTTTGCGCCCAGAATCACCTTGACCTCCTCTTCGTTGACCAAATCACCGCCGAAATCGCGACCGATGCGGAGGAAATCGTCGGTCGAGGCACTGTCGTCTAATTCGTCGATTTCTTCTTTCAAGCCGTCGTATTCGGCTTCCCAGGTTCGCCAGTGATAGAGGGATTCTTGGAGCTTGAGGATGTTGGCTTCTAGTTCGCGGCGTTGGCGTTCGAGTCCGTGGAGGTTATTTGTTGGAACGCCCATTTTCGCTGGTCAGAAGAGGAAATAAACTACTTCCGCTAAATATTCAAATAGAAAAATATAATCAGCTGTAGGAGGAAAATAcgaaaggagagaaagacCCCCGCCGGAGgcgagagaaaaaagaagggcGGAGAAGCCGCGGAGCTCCTTGATTGGCCGGAGACACTTGATAGGACATCCGGGTGATCTTGCGGCACTGCTCTTCGTCTCTCTTCACTCTCTGTCGCATACCACCTACAATCGCAGTCGGAATCATGCCTCCGCAGAATAGGATACTGGACCGCGGGGACGATGACGGTATGCCTGTTTTGAGCCCCCTTTCATTCTGTGATGAGGACTAACCCGGGTTAGAAGTCTGCCCCGTCTGCAAGTCCTCGCGGTATTTGAACCCGGACATGCGATTCCTCATCAATCCAGAATGTTACCATAAGATGTGCGAGTCGTGCGTGGACCGAATATTCTCTGGAGGACCAGCGAACTGTCCGGTTGCAGGGTGTCATAAGACGTTGCGGAAGAATCGATTTCGGAAGCAGACATTCGAAGACATCAACGTGGAAAGGGAGGTTGATATCCGGCGCAAGGTGATGCAAATGTTGGTTTTGTATTCAACGCTTCCACGATTTGCGGTCTAACAACATCCAGTCTCAACCGCCGCGAAGAAGAATTTGACTCGAAACGAGCCTGGGACGACTTCCTTGAACAGCGCGAAGAGATCATCGCAAACCTCGTCACTGGCACGGACGTCTCCAAAACCGAATCCGACCTACAAGCCTACGCATCCGAGAACGTCCGCTCCATCCGCGCGAACCAAGCTCTCGAAGCCCAAGAAGCCACATCATTCCAGGAACAACAGACACTCGAGCAAGAACAAGCACGTCTTCGCCGCCAGGCCGCAAGACAGGAATACGAAGATGAACGGCGCGAGATCCTTGCTGGTCGGGAGGACGTCATCAGTCGTCTTGCGTCTGGGAAGCCTACAGATGCAGCGACAATCGCGCGCGAGGGCCAGAAGGTTCTGCTCAAGAAGTCTTCTGCGCGTCGTAGTGAGGAGGAGCGGATTCGACAGAAACAGGCTGCGTTGCGGAACTCGGATGCTAAGAAGGCTGAAGCTCCAGTGGCTACAACAGAGCGGGCTGGCGATACTGGTTTGATCAAGGGTCTGAAGAAGATCAAGACTCCAGAACCGGAGAAGCCGTACGATCCTTTTATGGGGATGGTGCCAAACAAGCGGGATTACTATACGTTACGGGATCATTACCCATCCGGTTACCTCGATCCTATCAGACAGGATACCCGTATGCAGGCTGGCGGGTACGACGTGCGGGAGTACTACTCGCGTACTTTGCTCGAGGCATTTGCCGGATTGGGTTGCTTTGTCGATGAAGAAGTGTCTAAGCGAGATGCATCGACTGCATTGGGTTTGTCCAGACCAGCTACTGAGGGAGCAGCCATGGCCGCTGTTACCAGTTCTGGGTTGAACGATGAGAATATATGACCTCGTCTTGCCGTCCTTGTGACGGCTACTCGCATTATATCACTAGTCTACATCTTTCAGGCGTCTTCTGATCATGAGCATAGCGAACGGCGTTTTGGTTCAAATGTTTTACAAGACTTTTGGTCATTCAACAGAGTTAATATAATAATAACAAAGAACATGTACTGCCAACAAAGTCATATTGTATGAACTAACCAGACTAGTTTATTTCCATGAACGACAGCAGTTGGATATACTCGCCTGGACACAATCCACTCTAATATGTCCATGCCTTTAAAGCCAGTGTACCTGTCAAGTCAATGCTAGCCATGAACATCCCACCAATTACCTGTGCAATTCTCAATGCCAACAGCCAGTCAAATCCGCTCGATTACATCTCGCCGTAACTCGTCATTCTGGTCAGATATGTGCTGGTACCTCAATCAACCAAACCAAGTCACAATTGCCGGAGTATCACTCCCTAAGTAACTCCGCAAACAAGCCTGCTCTGGCTGCGTAAGGGCCGAAATACTCATCCCAGTTTTCCTTCGCCACTAGAATGCAATTCCGCGGGACATAGTATCTGCCGTCTTTCTTTAAACTGGGAATTGAAGATGTGCAGAACATGACAATTATATCACCAGCGCTAGCGGCCTTTTCACACTCGAGGTCGAAATTGAAGCGCGCTGTTTTCACATGCTTGTACTGATGTACTTCGTTTCTGGTTGGCTTTAGATCCAGGGCCAATACGGCATCGCCGGCCGGAACACCGGTCCCATTTCGAATGATATGCGAATATTTTCGCATGTTGATTCTACCAGAGTTCATGGTGTCTACTCCCCAGTAGTATTTGTTCAatatttttgtttttgtcttGAATGGCCGGGTAGAGACTTCGTCACTTAAGTGATGGTTGGTGAATTGTATCTGCTCTGTTGCAGCATTCATAAATGCACCCCGATGCAAGTCGCCTAGCGATATGGGTTGTCCATCACTGAAGGCATATGATTTCATTTTTCTAATTCTGATCATCAGGCATTCGAAATCACTCCAGGAGAAGCCTTCTTGGAGTGTtaagtcctcttttgctcgCAGGTCCCTATAATCGAGCAATTGTAGCTCGAAGAACTCATTTCCCGGATATAT from Aspergillus chevalieri M1 DNA, chromosome 1, nearly complete sequence includes the following:
- a CDS encoding prefoldin-like protein (COG:S;~EggNog:ENOG410PM3B;~InterPro:IPR024325,IPR039553,IPR009053;~PFAM:PF12927,PF13758), whose product is MGVPTNNLHGLERQRRELEANILKLQESLYHWRTWEAEYDGLKEEIDELDDSASTDDFLRIGRDFGGDLVNEEEVKVILGAKQGVTRSKEQAVNLISRRIDYVRENVKIMEKRLLTAENQMNGLDAVGQAPPVTDPQLPMTEIMEELDEEGNVVSRSTQTPGSEAPELLNILKRVGAEVPDTPQQGTKTETPQSKVEEVENPQPDEKKQEGKKATPAPKERTTSPQAPETRPEPSKSTPVEPRPEIPEEHPITEVDESPEDAALRREMLEYGMNEIGAVVAELELDENASDVSYDDGYGTYDEDEEEDEFGRSTGSVLSEDYHKQMRDLEQKLNAKGLWNMGKDTAALPDEMQSDLDRPQVVRIERTDDDQPDALAPGKEKSKKKKKVAFADDLDIAPAQELPSAKKTLPPQQPEVPTMSDAIIERAEPVAKTSAPAEAPKKASHFKNARKNTPRSEPTPPAPATNVSFRPPKVRSTAHKSDRSPSLPLFPAKPAEPKPFSQPIADVFAHEKSPVSEPQPPQDKILADKLVERDIKEGTAPAPEADGIEESIHRKEIASEFYRMRNRMVQQNGGFLNNEPETVPLDEDDAPRVSKFKAARMNKS
- the TFB3 gene encoding TFIIH/NER complex subunit TFB3 (BUSCO:EOG092649XV;~COG:K;~EggNog:ENOG410PJHJ;~InterPro:IPR001841,IPR004575,IPR017907,IPR015877, IPR013083;~PFAM:PF06391,PF17121;~go_component: GO:0005675 - transcription factor TFIIH holo complex [Evidence IEA];~go_function: GO:0061575 - cyclin-dependent protein serine/threonine kinase activator activity [Evidence IEA];~go_process: GO:0006289 - nucleotide-excision repair [Evidence IEA];~go_process: GO:0045737 - positive regulation of cyclin-dependent protein serine/threonine kinase activity [Evidence IEA]) — protein: MPPQNRILDRGDDDEVCPVCKSSRYLNPDMRFLINPECYHKMCESCVDRIFSGGPANCPVAGCHKTLRKNRFRKQTFEDINVEREVDIRRKVMQILNRREEEFDSKRAWDDFLEQREEIIANLVTGTDVSKTESDLQAYASENVRSIRANQALEAQEATSFQEQQTLEQEQARLRRQAARQEYEDERREILAGREDVISRLASGKPTDAATIAREGQKVLLKKSSARRSEEERIRQKQAALRNSDAKKAEAPVATTERAGDTGLIKGLKKIKTPEPEKPYDPFMGMVPNKRDYYTLRDHYPSGYLDPIRQDTRMQAGGYDVREYYSRTLLEAFAGLGCFVDEEVSKRDASTALGLSRPATEGAAMAAVTSSGLNDENI